One segment of Pontibacter akesuensis DNA contains the following:
- a CDS encoding spore germination protein GerW family protein translates to METKNSSGSALQPSFVERLAEKLGSTVNSSTIYGEPVERDGVTVIPVSKAMYGFGGGAGFKANEEGSGGGGGAAIMPVGYIEIKHGETRFRTIRDPQAIVKIVAIGSVATLLIARSITKIFRK, encoded by the coding sequence ATGGAAACCAAAAACAGCTCCGGCAGCGCTTTGCAGCCAAGTTTCGTAGAACGGCTCGCCGAAAAGCTCGGCTCGACAGTTAACAGCTCTACAATCTATGGGGAACCAGTAGAGCGGGATGGAGTCACGGTGATTCCTGTTTCCAAAGCAATGTATGGCTTTGGCGGCGGTGCCGGCTTTAAGGCAAACGAAGAAGGCTCCGGAGGCGGCGGTGGTGCGGCCATTATGCCCGTAGGCTACATTGAGATAAAGCATGGAGAAACCCGCTTCCGCACCATCCGGGACCCGCAGGCCATCGTAAAAATAGTGGCTATCGGAAGTGTAGCCACATTGCTCATTGCCAGAAGCATCACAAAAATCTTCCGTAAGTAG
- a CDS encoding SGNH/GDSL hydrolase family protein, whose product MKLRNTLLLAVLGFFCFGCSSLKSDAAENSVLPATTLKPYGRTMVNDAQQLELITSAAHFGYTFEGTESQVFASVPDGGTHGYLQYELDGKYQKRVKIAPNATAPVLVKAPTAGKHTVWIYKATEAHTGPIRIEKVVGENVSVVQKPDVPLIEFIGNSITSGAAADPSEVPCNTAEYHDQHNAYMAYGPRVARALGADFVLNSVSGIGVYRNWNSDGPTMPQVYEKLDFQKDTPHRWNFDKVTPQLVSIALGTNDFSLGDGIKERLPFDSTRFVNNYIEFVQQVKANYPQAQIALLSSPMVHGQNGATLENSLKRVKETIDRRYPSDKPVALYFFQPMQANGCTGHPSVEDHAVMAKELEPFFRKLLAQ is encoded by the coding sequence ATGAAACTTAGAAATACACTCCTTCTTGCAGTGCTTGGCTTCTTTTGCTTTGGCTGTAGCTCTCTGAAAAGTGATGCTGCAGAAAACAGCGTATTACCGGCAACGACGCTAAAACCCTATGGCCGAACGATGGTAAACGATGCGCAGCAACTGGAGCTGATCACCTCTGCCGCACATTTCGGCTACACGTTTGAGGGAACTGAAAGCCAGGTATTTGCCTCCGTTCCTGATGGCGGAACACATGGCTACCTGCAGTACGAACTGGACGGAAAATATCAGAAAAGGGTGAAAATCGCCCCCAACGCCACAGCACCTGTTCTGGTAAAAGCACCAACGGCTGGCAAACACACGGTCTGGATCTACAAAGCGACAGAGGCACACACCGGCCCCATCCGAATAGAGAAAGTAGTTGGGGAAAATGTTTCGGTTGTTCAGAAACCGGATGTCCCGCTTATTGAGTTTATCGGCAACAGTATCACCAGTGGCGCTGCCGCTGATCCGTCGGAGGTGCCTTGCAACACGGCCGAGTACCACGACCAGCACAATGCCTACATGGCCTACGGCCCTCGGGTAGCCAGGGCACTAGGAGCGGACTTTGTGCTGAACAGTGTGAGCGGCATTGGCGTTTACCGCAACTGGAACAGCGACGGCCCCACCATGCCCCAGGTGTACGAGAAGCTGGATTTCCAGAAGGATACGCCCCATAGATGGAACTTCGACAAAGTTACCCCACAGCTTGTCAGCATTGCACTGGGTACCAATGATTTCAGTCTGGGCGACGGCATAAAAGAACGCCTGCCATTTGACAGCACACGGTTTGTGAACAACTACATCGAATTTGTGCAGCAGGTAAAAGCCAACTACCCACAGGCTCAGATTGCCCTCCTCAGCAGCCCCATGGTGCATGGCCAAAACGGCGCCACCCTTGAAAACAGCCTGAAAAGAGTGAAAGAAACGATCGACAGGCGCTATCCTTCAGACAAACCCGTGGCTTTATACTTTTTTCAGCCGATGCAGGCAAACGGCTGCACCGGACACCCTAGCGTGGAAGACCATGCCGTTATGGCAAAGGAGCTGGAGCCTTTTTTCAGGAAGCTTCTGGCGCAGTAA
- a CDS encoding glycosyl hydrolase family 8, whose amino-acid sequence MKQALYYYTCCLLLVLGTLTSCGEDEPTAAPAATQINITVKDATGAIASGVNVYMFSEPATKAEGRDPAKALKITSTNTSGVSSFDLRQFPTLGKEGTLYFTVLEGTQFNVKGTVSVAYKEGETISKELVLQSNSTPTTGNTSYAHGFLPTTVTRALAMSEYERWKSTQVVTCGDGLRVIAAPATETKVEGVGFGLLLAAYAEDKATFDGILRFYNSKRTPEAKNMMAWSVTCDGILDPGSATDGDIDVAFALIVASKHWGDSYLNAAKEIIQLVRTNLIVQCAVGGRNIYILAPGYSNGAWGGCGMTDLMYHTPAFFRVFAAVTGDNVWSQLADDTYTLLEAGANPTTGLVPDWQTATGTPGPGGRVGYFGYDAARAPWRLTLDYLWNGNAKADAWADKVSGWAETVGPANIVDGYELNGTPRGTNGLNSAFLGGFAVAATSHSQARADKFGAELSKLRDTYWFNINTRVLYLFTLTGNFYNPLEK is encoded by the coding sequence ATGAAGCAAGCGCTATACTATTATACCTGCTGTTTACTGCTGGTGCTGGGAACCCTTACAAGCTGCGGAGAAGACGAGCCTACGGCTGCACCTGCCGCTACACAAATCAATATCACCGTAAAAGACGCCACTGGGGCGATCGCTTCCGGCGTGAATGTCTACATGTTCTCAGAGCCTGCCACCAAAGCAGAGGGGCGCGACCCTGCAAAGGCTTTGAAGATTACCTCTACCAACACCAGTGGTGTTTCCAGCTTTGACTTAAGGCAGTTCCCGACCCTTGGAAAGGAAGGCACTTTATACTTCACCGTGCTGGAAGGAACGCAGTTTAATGTGAAAGGAACAGTTAGCGTTGCCTACAAGGAAGGGGAGACGATAAGCAAAGAACTGGTACTGCAAAGCAACAGCACCCCAACCACAGGCAATACAAGTTATGCCCATGGCTTCTTGCCTACTACCGTGACGCGTGCGTTGGCTATGAGCGAGTATGAGCGCTGGAAAAGCACTCAGGTAGTTACCTGCGGCGACGGATTGCGGGTAATAGCAGCCCCAGCCACTGAAACCAAGGTAGAGGGCGTTGGCTTTGGCCTGCTGCTGGCCGCCTATGCCGAAGACAAGGCAACTTTTGATGGCATTCTGCGCTTCTATAACAGCAAACGCACACCTGAGGCGAAAAATATGATGGCCTGGTCGGTAACCTGTGACGGTATTCTTGACCCCGGTAGCGCCACCGATGGCGATATTGACGTGGCCTTTGCCCTGATTGTGGCCAGCAAGCACTGGGGCGATTCTTACCTGAATGCCGCCAAAGAGATCATACAGCTCGTGCGCACTAACCTGATTGTGCAGTGTGCGGTGGGCGGCAGAAACATTTACATACTTGCTCCCGGTTACTCCAACGGTGCCTGGGGTGGTTGTGGCATGACGGATTTGATGTACCATACGCCTGCTTTCTTCCGTGTGTTTGCGGCCGTAACAGGAGACAATGTGTGGTCGCAGCTGGCCGATGATACCTATACTTTGTTAGAGGCAGGCGCAAACCCAACAACAGGCCTGGTACCTGACTGGCAAACAGCCACTGGTACGCCCGGCCCTGGAGGTAGAGTAGGCTACTTTGGCTATGATGCCGCCCGCGCTCCCTGGAGACTCACACTCGATTACCTGTGGAACGGCAACGCAAAAGCCGATGCCTGGGCTGATAAAGTGTCGGGATGGGCTGAAACAGTTGGCCCTGCCAACATTGTGGATGGCTATGAACTAAACGGAACGCCCCGTGGTACTAACGGCCTGAACAGCGCCTTTCTGGGTGGCTTTGCCGTGGCAGCCACAAGCCACAGCCAGGCCAGGGCCGACAAGTTTGGTGCGGAGCTAAGCAAACTTAGGGATACGTACTGGTTCAACATCAACACGCGCGTACTATACCTCTTCACCCTGACTGGCAACTTCTACAACCCGCTGGAAAAATAG
- the uvrA gene encoding excinuclease ABC subunit UvrA, which yields MAKNHLNTSPKNFSGFVTMRGAREHNLKNIDLSIPRDALVVFTGVSGSGKSSLAFGTLYAEAQRRYLESVSPYARRLFHQMAVPEVDAIEGLPPAVALQQQRGTPTTRSSVGSVTTLSNLVRMLYSRAGDYPPGQSIIYAEAFSPNTAEGACPTCHGLGRIYEVTEQSMVPDDSLTIRERAIAAWPTAWGGQNQRDILVTLGYDVDRPWRELPQKDRDWILFTDEQPVVPVYPGYTPEQTQRALKRKEEPSYMGTFSSARRHVFHTFANTNSPQMKKRVMQFMLSTDCPNCQGKRLRPESLSVKFAAYDITELSRLPLKKIAAILTPFAEGTASRREQQETEHPEQTIVAQRIAEDLVARIKVLLDLGLGYLSLERSTPTLSPGELQRLRLATQLYSHLFGVVYVLDEPSAGLHPSDTVALLTALEGLKKAGNSLFVVEHNLDVIRHADWLVDVGPEAGEKGGEVLYSGPPEGLQQVEASKTAKYLFDGHEAPGHTPRTPTGWLQLSGVTRNNLHNLEAEFPLGVFTTVTGVSGSGKSSLVSQVLVELVADSLGQPLPTEEEEGEALERTEPIQTDGHITAGMESIKRLVRVDQKPIGRTPRSNMATYTGLFDHVRKLFAATPLAKERKYDAGRFSFNVAKGRCENCQGEGFVMVELLFLPSVYAPCPVCHGARYNAKTLEVTYRDKNIAEVLAMTVDAAWEFFAEEPPVHRALIVLREVGLGYLRLGQPATELSGGEAQRIKLATELQRAQRGNTLYILDEPTTGLHPADVEKLLVQLNNLVEAGNTVIVVEHTMRVVAGSDWVIDIGPGAGEEGGKVVAAGAPAQVAQSMESKTAPFLRHLLGSEAV from the coding sequence ATGGCAAAAAATCACCTAAATACTTCACCTAAAAATTTCTCCGGCTTTGTAACCATGCGCGGGGCGCGGGAGCATAACCTCAAAAACATAGACCTTTCCATTCCCCGCGATGCCCTAGTAGTATTTACAGGCGTGTCCGGCTCAGGTAAATCCTCACTGGCTTTTGGTACGCTTTACGCCGAGGCACAGCGGCGTTATCTGGAGTCGGTTTCGCCGTATGCCCGACGGCTATTTCACCAGATGGCGGTGCCTGAGGTAGATGCTATTGAGGGACTGCCTCCGGCTGTGGCCCTGCAGCAGCAGCGCGGCACGCCCACCACGCGCTCCTCAGTGGGCAGTGTCACCACGCTGTCGAACCTGGTCCGCATGCTGTATTCCCGGGCCGGTGATTATCCTCCAGGTCAATCTATCATTTATGCCGAAGCCTTTTCGCCGAACACCGCCGAAGGTGCCTGCCCTACCTGCCATGGCTTGGGCCGGATTTACGAGGTAACGGAGCAGTCGATGGTGCCGGATGATTCGCTGACGATACGCGAACGGGCCATTGCCGCCTGGCCTACTGCCTGGGGAGGGCAAAATCAGCGCGACATTCTGGTTACGCTTGGCTACGATGTGGACCGGCCCTGGCGGGAGCTGCCCCAGAAGGACCGCGACTGGATTCTGTTTACCGACGAGCAACCGGTGGTGCCGGTGTACCCAGGCTATACCCCCGAACAAACGCAGCGCGCCCTTAAACGAAAAGAGGAGCCGAGCTACATGGGCACCTTCAGCAGCGCCCGCCGCCACGTGTTTCATACGTTTGCGAACACCAACAGTCCCCAGATGAAAAAGCGGGTGATGCAGTTCATGCTGAGCACCGACTGCCCTAACTGCCAGGGCAAGCGCCTGCGCCCGGAATCGCTTTCCGTGAAATTTGCGGCCTATGATATTACCGAGTTATCACGGCTGCCACTGAAGAAGATCGCGGCCATACTTACGCCTTTCGCTGAAGGCACGGCTAGTCGTCGTGAGCAGCAGGAAACCGAGCACCCGGAACAAACCATCGTGGCGCAGCGAATTGCAGAAGATCTGGTGGCACGCATTAAAGTTCTGCTCGACCTGGGACTGGGTTACCTGTCGCTGGAGCGCAGCACACCGACCCTATCGCCGGGGGAGCTGCAACGGCTGCGGCTTGCCACGCAACTGTACTCCCACTTGTTTGGCGTAGTGTATGTGCTTGATGAACCATCCGCAGGCCTGCATCCTTCTGACACAGTAGCACTTTTAACTGCCCTGGAAGGCCTGAAGAAGGCAGGCAATTCGCTTTTTGTAGTTGAGCACAACCTGGACGTGATCCGACACGCCGATTGGCTGGTGGATGTCGGTCCGGAAGCCGGCGAAAAAGGCGGCGAGGTGCTATACAGTGGTCCGCCGGAAGGGCTGCAGCAGGTGGAGGCCTCTAAAACGGCAAAGTATCTTTTTGACGGCCATGAAGCTCCTGGCCATACCCCACGCACTCCCACCGGTTGGCTTCAGCTGAGTGGTGTTACCCGAAACAACCTGCACAACTTAGAAGCTGAGTTTCCGCTGGGCGTTTTCACCACCGTTACAGGAGTGTCGGGCTCGGGCAAATCAAGTTTGGTGAGCCAGGTGCTGGTGGAGTTGGTGGCTGATTCCCTGGGCCAGCCCCTACCGACTGAGGAAGAAGAGGGCGAGGCCTTAGAACGTACCGAACCTATCCAGACCGATGGGCACATCACTGCGGGCATGGAAAGTATAAAGCGGCTGGTGCGGGTAGATCAGAAGCCGATCGGGCGTACGCCGCGCTCCAACATGGCCACCTATACTGGCCTGTTCGACCACGTGCGCAAGCTTTTTGCGGCCACGCCCCTGGCAAAGGAACGCAAGTATGACGCAGGCCGCTTTTCGTTTAACGTAGCCAAAGGACGCTGCGAAAACTGCCAGGGCGAAGGTTTTGTGATGGTTGAATTACTCTTTTTGCCAAGTGTGTACGCCCCCTGCCCTGTCTGCCACGGCGCCCGCTACAACGCCAAAACCCTGGAGGTAACTTACCGCGACAAGAACATTGCTGAAGTACTGGCCATGACGGTAGATGCTGCTTGGGAGTTCTTCGCCGAGGAGCCACCGGTGCACCGGGCGCTTATCGTGCTGCGTGAGGTAGGCTTAGGCTACCTGCGTTTGGGGCAACCGGCCACAGAGCTTTCCGGCGGCGAGGCGCAACGCATCAAACTGGCTACCGAACTGCAACGGGCTCAGCGCGGAAACACGCTCTACATCCTCGATGAGCCCACCACCGGCCTTCATCCTGCCGACGTGGAGAAGCTGCTGGTGCAACTGAATAATTTGGTAGAAGCCGGCAACACGGTCATCGTGGTGGAGCACACCATGCGCGTAGTGGCAGGCAGCGATTGGGTGATAGACATCGGACCTGGAGCGGGCGAAGAGGGTGGTAAGGTGGTAGCGGCCGGCGCGCCTGCGCAGGTGGCCCAATCCATGGAGAGCAAGACGGCTCCTTTTCTGCGGCACCTGCTGGGCAGCGAGGCAGTTTAA